From the genome of Chiloscyllium plagiosum isolate BGI_BamShark_2017 chromosome 29, ASM401019v2, whole genome shotgun sequence, one region includes:
- the LOC122564488 gene encoding C-C chemokine receptor type 7-like translates to MTEYEYYDENTTFSYATSTFCGSAKVADFRNVFIPCFYSILFVSGLLGNALVVVIYVYYEKLKTVTDVYMMNLAIADLLFLCTLPFWAVDAYSEWIFGTYMCKLVNGAYTVNLYSCMLILTCVSINRYKAIVQATKMLNIGKNILHSKLVCMGIWVLAMILALPEFILSQVQSDEPNKSVCKMVDSSNLIKVGVKVTQMVVGFLIPFLAMTICYSVIAKTLIQANRFQKHKSLKIIITVVVAFVICELPFNIVLLIHILPFNGQKTSCEDNDNLYYAIIVTESIAYVHCCLNPILYGFLGVKFRNSFLKILKDIGCISQKQLAGLLKTECETSQPVSVVSETTTMYPL, encoded by the coding sequence ATGACAGAATATGAATATTATGATGAAAATACCACATTCTCCTATGCAACGTCTACATTCTGTGGGAGTGCCAAAGTTGCAGATTTCAGGAATGTTTTTATACCCTGcttttattccattttatttGTGTCAGGGCTCCTGGGGAATGCTTTGGTTGTTGTGATATACGTTTACTATGAGAAGCTGAAGACCGTGACAGATGTCTACATGATGAATCTGGCGATTGCTGACTTGCTCTTTCTCTGCACCCTGCCATTCTGGGCGGTTGATGCATACTCTGAATGGATTTTTGGAACTTATATGTGCAAACTTGTGAATGGTGCATACACTGTCAATCTTTACAGCTGTATGCTAATACTCACCTGTGTGAGCATCAACAGGTACAAAGCTATTGTTCAAGCAACAAAAATGCTTAATATTGGAAAGAACATACTTCACAGTAAGTTAGTCTGTATGGGCATTTGGGTGCTCGCAATGATTCTGGCTCTTCCAGAATTCATATTAAGTCAAGTTCAAAGTGATGAACCGAATAAATCTGTCTGTAAGATGGTGGATTCTTCTAATCTGATCAAAGTGGGAGTGAAAGTAACACAGATGGTAGTGGGATTTCTGATACCTTTTCTGGCCATGACCATTTGCTATTCAGTCATTGCAAAAACCCTAATCCAAGCTAACAGGTTTCAGAAGCACAAATCATTAAAGATTATCATTACAGTTGTAGTTGCATTTGTGATTTGTGAGCTGCCATTCAACATTGTCTTGTTGATACATATTCTACCGTTCAATGGGCAAAAAACTAGTTGTGAAGATAATGACAATTTATACTACGCAATTATTGTAACAGAGAGCATTGCATATGTACACTGTTGTCTCAATCCTATTCTTTATGGATTTCTTGGAGTGAAGTTTAGAAATAGTTTTCTGAAGATTTTAAAAGATATTGGCTGCATCAGTCAAAAACAATTGGCTGGGCTTCTGAAAACTGAGTGTGAGACATCACAACCTGTATCGGTTGTATCTGAAACAACAACAATGTATCCCTTATAA